TCGATCCCTTCCAGCCGTGCTTCTCGATCGCCGCCGAAGCGACGTTGCGCTGGGCGACCCGCAGGTGGGGGCCGGTGAAGACCTTCCGGAAGCCGGAGTCGTCGTACTTCGGCGGGCGGACCTTCTTGTTCGCCCGCGCGAGCCGGCGGTCGAGGTCGGCCATCAGGTCGGGGAGCTGCTCGGGGGTCAGCGCCGGCCTCTCGGCCGTCCCGACCGAGACTGCCGCGGGGAGGGTGCAGCCCGAGGCGAGCAGCCCCAGGCCCAGGAGCGGCGCCACCAGACGCAGCGTCGGACGGGGTCGCGCGGAGGTCCGGACGCGCAGCGTCGTACCCGGAGGGCTGGCACGGCCCGCGGACACCACCGGCCGGTCGGGTCCCGGGGAGTGCTGCTCGGCCGGTGCCCCCGGACCTGCCGGACGCCGACGACGCCGGCGGCGGAGCAGGAGCAGGACCACGAGGAGCGCCAGGCCCGAGGTCGCGGCCGCCAGGCTGCCCGCGAAGAGGCCGTCCACCCGGGCGCCCAGGGAGAGCGTCATCGCCGCCTCGGGGTCGAGCGGGGTGGCCACCACCGCCACCGGGTCCCCGGTGAGCGGCAGCGCCAGCAGCTGCGGGCCGTCGCCGTGGGTCGACTCGGTCCACAGGTCCAGGGCGACCGGGTCGGGCAGGGGCTCGTCGGAGCCCTCGGCCCGGCGGGTGAGCAGCGTGTTCGACCGGACCCCGGTGATCTCGGTGCGCGCCACGTCGGAGACCAGGTCGTCGACGTCCACCCGGTGCCCGGCGCCGACGAAGACCCCGCCCGGTGCCTCGGCCTCGGCGACCAGGGTCACGTCGGTGAAGGCGGTGAGCCTGGGGTGCGTGACCACGGGACCCGCCGCGTCGTCGGCCTCCAGGGCCAGGGTGTCGTCCGGCCCGACCAGGACGGCGGCGAGCACGCCGCCGATCAGCAGCAGTGAGCCGAACAGGAACACAGCAGCGCGAAGCAGCAGTCGCATGACGTGGTCGATCCCTCTCGTGAGTCCCCCGTGGACGAGCACGCGGCCCTGGGGCCGCGACCCGGACGCTAGCGGGATCGGCCGGGAACGGGGACGCCCCGTCCACAGACCAGTCGGCGGACTCGGCTGGTCCGGGCCTGTCCGCCTGGGAGTCGCGTGGGGGTGTGTCCGACCTCACCCTCCCGCCCTCGTGGGCGGACCGGGTGCGAGGATGAAAGCCCCCTGACCCAGACGCGCGTCGTGGCGCGCGCACCTACCGAGCGAGGCGCCTTGACCGAGAACGCGGCCACCCCCAGCAGCAGCCTGTCCGACCTGACGATCGCGATCCTGGGTGGGACCGGGCCGCAGGGGCGTGGTCTGGCGCGTCGGTTCGCGCAGGCCGGGCTGACGGTGGTGCTGGGCAGCCGGGCGGCGGAGAAGGCGCAGGCCGCGGCGGCCGAGCTCGCGGAGGCGACCGGTGGTGCGGTGACCGGGGCGGCGAACGCGGACGCCGCGGCGGCCGGTGACGTGGTGCTGGTGGTGGTGCCGTGGGACGGTCACGGCGAGCTGTTGCGTGACTTGAAGCCGCACCTGGACGGCAAGGTCGTGGTCGACTGCGTGAACCCGTTGGGGTTCGACAAGCAGGGTCCGTTCGCGTTGAAGGTGGAGGAGGGGTCGGCGACCGAGCAGGCGGCGGCGATCCTGACCGACTCCACGGTGGTGGGTGCGTTCCACAACGTCTCGGCGGTGCTGTTGGAGGACCCGGAGGTCGCCTCGATCGACACCGACGTGCTGGTGCTGGGCGATGAGCGGGAGGCGACCGACCTGGTGCAGGCGTTGGCGGACTCGGTGCCCGGGATGCGCGGGGTGTACGCGGGTCGGCGGCGCAATGCGCACCAGGTGGAGGCGTTGACGGCGAACCTGATCGCGATGAACCGTCGGTACAAGGCGCACGCCGGGGTGCGGATCACCGACGTGTGAGCCTCACCGGAGCACCTCGGTGAGGCTCACCGTGGATCAGAGAACGGCCCGCTGGTAGCGCTCGAACCGCTCGGGGACCGGCTGGGAGTCGCCTGTCTCGACCCCGGCGACCCGGACCCGGCGCTGCGCGATCCGCCACCGGTCGGCCTCGCGGACGAGCCGGTCCTCGTAGCGACCCCAGACGTGCACGTGCTGACCGCCCGGGCCGGAGTCGTGGAAGGCGTAGACGTAGGTGATCGTCTCCGCGGTCTCCGCGTCGAGTGCGAGGAAGGTGGTGGTCGAGCAGTGGTGGTTCGTCGCGGCGTACTTCGCCAGCACCTCGCGGAAGAGGCCGTCCAAGGTCTTCCGGCCGGTGAAGACCCGGCCGTGGCCGTAGTCGAAGACCGCGTCCTCGGTGAAGATGCCGACCAGCGCGTCGACGTCGCAGGTGTCGACGTGGCGGCTGTACTCGTGGAGCGTGTCGGTGACCTGTTGACGGGCCAGCAGCGTCTGCACCGCGACGGCCAGGTCGAGGTCGCCCGGGGCCTGCTCCGGGGTGGTCATGCCTGCTCCTTGCCGAAGGCGGCGAGGATCTCGCCGAGCCGGTCCGGGTCCTGGACCGGCCACTCGTAGTAGGAGGAGATCCGGTCCAGGCGGCCGCCGAACCGCTCGTGCGCCAGCCGAGGCATCTCCTCGGGGGTGCCGACCAGGGCGATGTGGTGCAGCAGCGCGTCGTCGATCCGCTCGCCCATCTCCGCCCAGCGGCCCTCGCGCGACATCGTCTGCAGCTCCGGCTGGAGGTCGCCGTACCCGACCGTCTCGAGCACCTTGCGGTAGGCGGGAGTGGAGGCGTAGAAGGCGATCTGCTCCTTGGTCGTGCGGCTCGCGGTGGCGATCTCCTCCTCGGTGTCGCCCATCGCCATGAAGATCGGGCAGTAGAGCTCGAGGGCCGAGCGCTCGCGCCCCGACGCCGCCAGCCCGCGCTCGACGGCCGGGAGGGTGACCTCGTCGAGGTAGGCCTGGGTGGTCATGCCGTGCAGCAGCAGCCCGTCGCAGAGCTCGCCGCCGAGCTCGGTCATCTTCGCCCCGACGGCGGCGATCATCGTCGGCACCCGGTGCTCGTGGTGGTGCGGGGTGAAGACCGGCGTCATCAGGGTGTGGGAGTAGTACTCGCCCTCGTAGGACAGCCGGCCGCCGGTGCGCCACGCCTCGAAGATGGCGTCCAGGGCCAGCAGGAAGTCGCGCATCCGGGCCACCGGACGACCGCCCCACGGCATGGAGAACCGGCGCTCCACGTGCGCCTGGACCTGGCTGCCCAGACCGAGCACGAAGCGTCCGTCCGAGGCGCCGGCCAGGTCCCAGGCCTGGTAGGCCACCGACATCGGGTTGCGCGCGAACGCGACCGCGATCGCGGTGCCGACGCTGACCCGCTCCGTGGACAGCAGCGCCGCCTGCGACTGCAGGAAGGCGTCGGTGACGGACTCGCTGGCCCACACCCCGTCGTACCCGAGCCCCTCGGCCTGCGCGGCCAGCGGGCCGCACGCGGCGGCGGAGGATCCGATCATGCCCTTGTCGATCTTCATCGTGCGTCCTTCGGGAGGTTGAGAACGCGCTCGCCGACCGCGTTCTTGAGGATCTCGTCGGTGCCCCCGCCGACCCGCAGGCCGGGGAGTCCGAGGGTGAGCTCGGACCAGGCGTAGGTGCCCCACTCGCCGGTGTCGGCCACGTGGGCGGCGCCGAGCAGGTCGGCCGCGACGTCGCTGACGTCGCGGAGCAGGTCGGTGGTGAGCAGCTTGCCGAGCGCCATCTCGGGCCCGGGGACTCCGTCGGCCAGCATCCGGTCCGTGGTCAGCCGGGCCGCCCAGGCGCGGATCGCGACGTCGGCGACCCGGTCGCGGACGCGGCTGTCGCCGGGGTCGCCCACGTGCCGGGCCAGGTCGACGAGCCGCTGGACCAGGGTGTCGTCCACCCCGACCTCACGGCCGATCGCACTCCGCTCGTGCAGCAGCGAGGTGACCACCACGGGCCAGCCGCCGTCGACCGGTCCGATCCGGTGGTCGTCGGGCACGTGCACCCCGGTCAGGAAGACCTCGTCGAAGGAGGCGCCGCCGGTGAGCTGGCGGATCGGCCGGACCTCGACGCCGGGGGCGCGCATGTCGACCAGGAACGTGGTGAGCCCGGCGTGCTTGGGGGCGGCGGGGTCGGTGCGGGCGATGCAGAGGCCGAGGTCGGCGAAGTGGGCGCCTGAGCTCCACACCTTCTGACCGTCCAGCCGCCAGCCGTCGCCGTCGCGGACCGCGGTGGTCGACAGGCCGGCCAGGTCGGAGCCCGCGCCCGGCTCGGAGTAGAGCTGGCAGGCGATCAGCTCGGCGGAGCGCAGCCCCCGCAGGTAGCGCTCCTGGAGCTCGTCGGTGCCGTGCTCGAGCAGGGTGCGGCAGAGGATGGAGAGGCTGAAGCGCAGGTAGCCGTCGTCGGGCAGCTCGTAGCCGGCCTCGACGTCCCGGGCCCAGCCCGCCGCCGCGGCGGGCAGCTCGCGTCCACCCCAGCGTGCGGGCCCGTCGAGCCAGGAGAGCCCGGCCGCCGCGAGGTCGCCGCGGTACGCGCGCAGGGCGGCGATCTCTTCCGCCTCGCCCTCCGAGCGCTCGGCGACCACCGAGACGCGGTCGTCGCCGTGGCCCCAGCGGGTGGGGCCCTCGTCGGCGCGGGGTGCAGCGTGCCGGGCGATGACCTCGGTGAGCTCGCCGAGCAGGGTGGCGGGGACGCCCTCGGGCAGTGCGGTGCCTGGGACGGCGGGGGCGGCCTGGGTGCTCATGGTCCTCCTGGCGGGACGGTCGTGTCCGGTTGCGGGGGCGGAAAGGAGGTGCTTAAGTTAGCAAAGCAAGTGCTTGATTGAAATACGTCGACGAGAAGTCGACGGATCACCTCGAAGATCGGAGGGCCCATGGTCGGCATCCGCGGCTACGGCGTCTACGTGCCTGTGCATCGACTGGACCGCAAGCAGGTCGGAGCCGTCCTCGGCATCCGCGCGGCGCGGGGGGAACGCCCCGTCGCCTCCTACGACGAGGACACCACCACCCTGGGAGTCGCCGCGGTGCGGCGCGCCCTGGGGAACGTGCGTGCCCTGCACGGCGAGGCGGGCCCGGCGGGTGCGCTCTGGTTCGCCACCTCGCGCCCGGCCTACCTGGAGAAGTCCAACGCGACCACCGTGCTCGCCGCCTCCGGTCTGCCCGCCAGCACTCCGGCGTACGACGTCTCGGGCGCCCTGCGCTGCGGCGCCGGGGCGCTGGCCGCCGCGCTGGCGCACGGCGACTCGGTCGCCGTGCTCTCCGACATGCGCATCGGTCTCTCCGCCTCCCCGGACGAGCTCGGCGGCGCCGATGTCGCGGCCGCGCTGGTCACCGGCGAGGACCCGGTGGCCGAGCTGGTCGCGAGTGCCTCGGTGAGCAGCGAGTTCCTCGACCGGTGGCGTGAGCCCGGCGACGTGCGCACCTACACCTGGGAGGAGCGCTTCGGCCAGGAGGAGCACGTCCCGGTCGCCGAGGAGGCGATCACCCGGGTCCTCGAGCAGGCCGGCGCCGACCGCGAGAGCGTGGCCCACGTCGTGCTGAGCGGCCCGCACACCCGGGCGATCGGCGCGCTGCGCGGAAAGTTCGAGCCCGAGCAGGTCGCACTGGGCGGCTTCACCGGTCTCGGGTACGCCGGCGTCGCGGACCCGGGTCTCCAGCTGGTCGCGGCCCTCGACGCCGCCGTCCCCGGCGACCTCGTGCTCGTGGTCTCCGTGGTCGACGGTGCGGACGCCTTCCTCTTCCGGGCCACCGAGCGGCTCGCCGACCACCTGGCCTCGGGCCTGGCGGAGGCTGCGCACGGGACCCCGGTCAGCTATGGCGACTACCTGCTGTGGCGCGGGCTGCTGCCCCGTGAGCCGGCCCGTCGCCCGGACGTGAAGCCCCCGGTGCCGCCCGCCTCGCGCCGCTCCTCGGAGTGGAAGTTCGGCTTCGTCGCCGCCGGCTGCACCGCGTGCGGCTACCGGAACATGCCGCCGCGGCGGGTCTGCCTGAAGTGCTCGTCCCGGGACACCTTCGAGCCGGTGCCGATGGTGGAGGTGCCGGCGAGCATCGCCACCTTCACCACCGACTGGCTCTCGGAGTCGGTGCAGCTGCCCGCGACCGTGGTCTCGGTCGACTTCGAGGGCGGCGGTCGGTTCGAGTTCGAGATGACCGACGCCGTGGGTGTGAGCCCGGCGATCGGGGACGGCGTCGAGCCGACCTTCCGGGTGGCCAGTGTCGCCGGGAACAAGGTGCGCAACTACGTGTGGAAGGTGCGGCCCTCGGGTGCCGCGTCGGCCCAGGAGGAGGAGAACTGATGGCGATCCACGCCTTGAAGAACCCGGTGGCCATCGTCGGGATGTCCTGCACCACGTTCGGCGAGCACTGGGACCGCAACGTCGACGACCTGCTCGTCGAGGCGGCGCACGACGCGGTCGGCAGCACCAAGGGCCTCGAGCTCGACGACGTGGACGCCTTCTGGCTGGGATCGATGATCTCCGGCGTCTCGGGCCTGACCCTCACCCGGCCGCTCAACCTCCGCAACAAGCCGGTCACCCGGGTGGAGCAGATGTGCGCCACCGGCTCCGAGGCGTTCCGCAACGCGTGCTTCGCGGTCTCCTCGGGCGCCTACGACGTGGCCATGGCGATCGGCGGGGAGAAGCTGAAGGACGCCGGCTACTCCGGGCTGGAGATGCCCAGCGTGCCCAACGACGGCACCCCGCCGGTGCTCAGCGCGCCCGCCATGTACTCGATGATCGTCCCCGCCTACGCCCGTCGGTACGGCGTGCCGGAGGAGAAGATCAAGGAGGCGATGACCCACATCGCCTGGAAGAACCACGCGAACGGTGCGATCAACCCGCGCGCCCAGTTCCGCAAGGTGGTGAGCAAGGAGACGATCGCCGCGGCGACCCCGCTGGCCGGCCGGCTCAGCGTCTTCGACTGCTCCGGGGTCGCGGACGGCGGCGCTGCGGCGATCGTGGTCCGGGCCGAGGATGCGCACCGCTACACCGACCGGCCGCTCTACGTGCACGCGCTGGCCCTCTCGGCCGGCTCGGGAACCGGCCGCAACGACAGCGACTACGACTACAGCGACCTGACCGAGGCGTACGACTCCGCCCAGGCGGCGTACGCCCAGGCGGGGATCACCGACCCGGCGGCGCAGATCTCGCTGGCCGAGGTGCACGACTGCTTCACCCCCACCGAGATGGTGCTGATGGAGGAGCTCGGCTTCTCCGAGCGGGGTCGCTCCTGGGAGGACGTGCTGGCGGGCAAGTTCGACCGCGACGGCGCGCTGCCGGTCAACATCGATGGCGGGCTGAAGAGCTTCGGCCACCCGATCGGCGCCAGCGGCCTGCGGATGCTCTTCGAGATGTGGCTGCAGTTCGGCGGCGAGGCGGGGGAGCGCCAGGTGGCCGACCCGGTCTACGGGCTGGTGCAGAACCAGGGCGGCAGCCCTGGCGACCTGGTCAGTGCGGTCACCATCGTCTCCGACCGAGCGCCCGGGGTCTGAGGCATGGCCGGGGGGAGCGCGAGTAGGGTGTCGGGCACGAAGAAGGCCGCCAAGGGGGAAGGCACACGCGTGACGACCAACCGCCGACGCTCGACCGGGTCGAAGGCGGGTGTCGCCCGCAAGGAGGCGATCCTGCGCTCCGCGACCCGGGTGTTCGCCGAGAAGGGCTTCGCCGCGGCGACCGTGCGCGACATCGCCGACGAGGCAGAGATGCTCTCGGGCAGCCTCTACTACTACTTCGACTCCAAGGAGTCGATCATCGAGGAGATCGTCGTCGGCTACCTCAAGCCGCTGGTCAGCGCGTACCACGCGGCCCGCGACGCGGCCGGCGGCCCGGTCGACCAGCTCGAGGCGCTGGTCGGGGTCGCGCTCAACAGCCTGGTCGGGAACCGTGAGGAGCTGATGATCCTCCACAACGAGTGGGCCCACGTGCGCTCCATGCCCGGCATCGTCGAGCTGCAGGCGCAGGTCGACCAGCTCTGGATGAACGCGATCCAGGAGGGGATGAACGCCGGCGACCTGCGTGACGAGTTCCCGCCACGTCTGGTGTACCGGACGATGATGGGCGCGCTGGAGTCGGTCATCCGGTGGTTCGACCCGTCGGGACCGTCCTCGATCGAGCAGATCACCAAGCTGCAGACCACCCTGATGCTCGACGGGCTGCGCGCCCCGCGCTGACGGCGGCTCCGTCGGCCGGCGCGACGACCCGTCGTCGACCGGCGGCGGGCTGCGCCGCTTTCTCATCTGTCCAACTTATCTAGCGCTTGCTTGATTGGAGCGACCATGAAGTCCCTCGTACTGAGTCCCGACCTCCAGCCCGTCCTCGCCAGGTTCTGGGGAGGCCACGCCGACCTGGACGAGCAGCGGGTCGCGCCGGCCGACGGCGTGCCGCTCCTGTGGCGCGAGCTGGTCGAGGACGTCGGCGTCCTGGGGCTGCTGGTCGAGGAGGAGCACGGTGGCCAGGGAGCCGGCGTGCCCGAGCTCGCGGCCGCCGTCCTCGAGGCAGGCCGGGTCGGCTGGGCCGGACCGTTGGCCAGCGTCGCCGGAGTCACCGTGCGACTGCTCGCGCGCGTCGACCCCGCGGACGCCAGCGGCCTGCGCCGCCGGATCGCCGAGGACGGGCTGCGCGTGGCCGTGGCCGCCCTCGAGACGAGCGACGCCGCCGACCTCGAGACCTGTGCCACCGTCAGCGACGCCTCCGGCCGGATCGCCGGCACCAAGCTCTTCGTCGACGGCGCGGCCTTCGCCGAGCAGCTCCTGGTGGTGAGCCAGGGCCCCGACGGCCCGGCCGTCCACCTGGTCGCGCCGGACGCCCCCGGGGTGACCGTGCGTCCCGTCGACGCCGTGGACCCGGCCCGGGGGCTGGCCGAGGTCGTCCTCGACGGCGCCCAGGGGGTCTCGGTGGTCGAGGAGGGGACCGGCCCCGACCGAGTCCGGGAGGCTCTCGCGGAGAGCTGGATGCTCGGAGCGGTGCTGACCGCCGCGGACGTGGTCGGGCTCGCCGCCCGGGTCCTCGACCTCTCGGTCGGGTATGCGCGCACCCGCACCCAGTTCGGACGGACGATCGCCTCGTTCCAGGCGGTCAAGCACGTGCTGGTCGACATGTACGCCGAGCTGGAGACGGCCAACAGCGCGGTCGAGGCCGCGGTGGCCGACCTGGCCGTCGAGGCCGAGCGCCGGCACTTCTCCGCCTCCGCGGCCAAGGCGCGGGCGTGCGACGCCGCGATGGTGGTCGTGCGTCAGGGGGTCCAGGTGCACGGGGGGATCGGCTTCACCTGGGAGCACGAGGTCTCCCACCACTTCCGCCGCGCCACCGCGGCCCGACAGCTCTACGGCACCCCGACCGCGCACCGGTCGCGGATCGCCGACCTGGAGGGGATCTGATGAGCGACGTCCCGAGCCGCGTGGTGCTGCGTGAGGTCGGTCCTCGTGACGGCCTGCAGAACGAGCCACCCGTGCCCACCCCCGCCAAGGTCGAGCTGATCGACGCGCTCGGCGGCACCGGGCTCGCCGAGATCGAGGCGGTCTCCTACGTCCATCCGCGGGCGATCCCGCAGATGGCCGATGCCGCCGAGGTCTGGGCCCAGGTCTCCCCGCGCGAGCAGATCAGCTACTCGGCGCTGGTGCCCAACCTGGTCGGCACCCGCCGGGCGCTGGAGTCGGGCTTCACCGAGCTCGAGGTGGTGGTCTCCGCCTCCCGCACGCACAACCTGCGCAACCTCAACCGGACCCCCGAGGAGTCGCTGGACGCGATCGCGGAGGTGATCGACGTGGTGCACCAGGCCGGTGCTCGCTGTCAGGTCATCGTGGCGACCGCCTTCGGCTGCCCCTACGAGGGCGAGCTGGAGGAGTCCGGGGTGCTCGCCGTCGCCGACCGGGCGGTTGCGCACGGCGCCGACAGCGTCTGCTTCGGCGACACGACCGGGATGGGCAGCCCGCCGCGGGTCACCCGGGTCCTGGGCGGCTTCCGCGAGCGCCACCCCGACGTCCCCGTGGCTCTCCACCTGCACGACACCCGGGGGACCGGGCTGCCCAACCTGGTGGCCGGCCTCCAGGTCGGGGTGGATCGCTTCGACGCCAGCGTCGGAGGTCTGGGCGGGTGCCCCTACGCCCCTGGCGCCGCGGGCAACGTGGCCACCGAGGAGGTGGTCTACCTGCTCCACGAGCTGGGCGTGGAGACCGGCGTCGACCTCGACGCGCTGCTCGAGGTGGCCGAGCTCGCCGAGCGGATCGTCGACCGCCGGCTGCCCTCGCGGCTGGTCCGCTCCGGACCCCGGACCCGTCTCACGCCGGCCTGACCCGGCGCCCCCGACCCTGCCTGAACCTGCCTGACCCTGCCTGCCTCTGACCGTTCCCGTTCCCGTTCCCGTGTCCCGTCGGGCCGCGCGCCCACGACCCCCAGGAGATCTCCATGCCTCTCGACCCCTCCCGGATCGGCACCCGCTCCGAGCCGACGACCCGCCGCTGGACCACCACCGACAGCCTGCTCTACGCCCTCGCGGTCGGCGCCGGTCAGGAGGACCCGCTGGACGAGCTCGAGCTGACCACCGAGAACAGCCACGAGGTCCAGCAGGTGGTGGTCCCGAGCTTCGCGGTGGTGCTGGGCTTCGAGGGCGGGCTGCCCGAGGTGGGCACCTACGACCCGGCTCGTGCGGTGCACGCCGAGCAGGAGCTCGAGGTGCTGCGCCCGATCGCCCCGGAGGGCGAGGTGCGGGTGCAGACCGAGGTCACCGAGATGTGGGACAAGGGTCGCGACGCGATCTTGTGGACCGAGACCCGGCTGACCGACCCGGCGGACGGCGGCACGGTGGCGGTGTGCCGCACCGGTGCCTTCCTCGGCGGCGGCGGGGGATTCGGCGGCGAGCGTGGCACCACCCGGGAGTGGCTCCGCCCCGAGCGGACGCCGGACGTGGAGCGGGTGGTGGCGACCCGTCCCGACCAGGCGCTGCTCTACCGGCTGACCGGTGACCGGAACCCCCTGCACTCCGACCCCACCTTCGCCGGTCGGGCCGGGTTCGCGCGACCGATCCTGCACGGCATGTGCACCTACGGCATCACCACCCGGGTGCTGCTGGCCGAGGTCTGCGGGGGAGACCCGGCGCGGCTGCGGGCGATGAGCGCCCGGTTCTCCCGTCCGGTGCTGCCCGCTACTGCCCTGGTCGTGCGGGCCTGGCAGGGGGAGACGGCCGGGGACGGAACGCGTCAGGTGCTGTTCCAGGTGCAGGACGAGTCCGGCGAGGTCGTCCTCGACCGCGGCGTGGCGACGGTGACGGCGGCTCAGACCGCCTGAGAGGCACAGGCGTATC
The window above is part of the Nocardioides campestrisoli genome. Proteins encoded here:
- a CDS encoding TIGR03617 family F420-dependent LLM class oxidoreductase, encoding MKIDKGMIGSSAAACGPLAAQAEGLGYDGVWASESVTDAFLQSQAALLSTERVSVGTAIAVAFARNPMSVAYQAWDLAGASDGRFVLGLGSQVQAHVERRFSMPWGGRPVARMRDFLLALDAIFEAWRTGGRLSYEGEYYSHTLMTPVFTPHHHEHRVPTMIAAVGAKMTELGGELCDGLLLHGMTTQAYLDEVTLPAVERGLAASGRERSALELYCPIFMAMGDTEEEIATASRTTKEQIAFYASTPAYRKVLETVGYGDLQPELQTMSREGRWAEMGERIDDALLHHIALVGTPEEMPRLAHERFGGRLDRISSYYEWPVQDPDRLGEILAAFGKEQA
- a CDS encoding TetR/AcrR family transcriptional regulator, giving the protein MTTNRRRSTGSKAGVARKEAILRSATRVFAEKGFAAATVRDIADEAEMLSGSLYYYFDSKESIIEEIVVGYLKPLVSAYHAARDAAGGPVDQLEALVGVALNSLVGNREELMILHNEWAHVRSMPGIVELQAQVDQLWMNAIQEGMNAGDLRDEFPPRLVYRTMMGALESVIRWFDPSGPSSIEQITKLQTTLMLDGLRAPR
- a CDS encoding acetyl-CoA acetyltransferase, whose product is MAIHALKNPVAIVGMSCTTFGEHWDRNVDDLLVEAAHDAVGSTKGLELDDVDAFWLGSMISGVSGLTLTRPLNLRNKPVTRVEQMCATGSEAFRNACFAVSSGAYDVAMAIGGEKLKDAGYSGLEMPSVPNDGTPPVLSAPAMYSMIVPAYARRYGVPEEKIKEAMTHIAWKNHANGAINPRAQFRKVVSKETIAAATPLAGRLSVFDCSGVADGGAAAIVVRAEDAHRYTDRPLYVHALALSAGSGTGRNDSDYDYSDLTEAYDSAQAAYAQAGITDPAAQISLAEVHDCFTPTEMVLMEELGFSERGRSWEDVLAGKFDRDGALPVNIDGGLKSFGHPIGASGLRMLFEMWLQFGGEAGERQVADPVYGLVQNQGGSPGDLVSAVTIVSDRAPGV
- the npdG gene encoding NADPH-dependent F420 reductase, with the protein product MTENAATPSSSLSDLTIAILGGTGPQGRGLARRFAQAGLTVVLGSRAAEKAQAAAAELAEATGGAVTGAANADAAAAGDVVLVVVPWDGHGELLRDLKPHLDGKVVVDCVNPLGFDKQGPFALKVEEGSATEQAAAILTDSTVVGAFHNVSAVLLEDPEVASIDTDVLVLGDEREATDLVQALADSVPGMRGVYAGRRRNAHQVEALTANLIAMNRRYKAHAGVRITDV
- a CDS encoding nuclear transport factor 2 family protein — encoded protein: MTTPEQAPGDLDLAVAVQTLLARQQVTDTLHEYSRHVDTCDVDALVGIFTEDAVFDYGHGRVFTGRKTLDGLFREVLAKYAATNHHCSTTTFLALDAETAETITYVYAFHDSGPGGQHVHVWGRYEDRLVREADRWRIAQRRVRVAGVETGDSQPVPERFERYQRAVL
- a CDS encoding zinc ribbon domain-containing protein, whose translation is MVGIRGYGVYVPVHRLDRKQVGAVLGIRAARGERPVASYDEDTTTLGVAAVRRALGNVRALHGEAGPAGALWFATSRPAYLEKSNATTVLAASGLPASTPAYDVSGALRCGAGALAAALAHGDSVAVLSDMRIGLSASPDELGGADVAAALVTGEDPVAELVASASVSSEFLDRWREPGDVRTYTWEERFGQEEHVPVAEEAITRVLEQAGADRESVAHVVLSGPHTRAIGALRGKFEPEQVALGGFTGLGYAGVADPGLQLVAALDAAVPGDLVLVVSVVDGADAFLFRATERLADHLASGLAEAAHGTPVSYGDYLLWRGLLPREPARRPDVKPPVPPASRRSSEWKFGFVAAGCTACGYRNMPPRRVCLKCSSRDTFEPVPMVEVPASIATFTTDWLSESVQLPATVVSVDFEGGGRFEFEMTDAVGVSPAIGDGVEPTFRVASVAGNKVRNYVWKVRPSGAASAQEEEN
- a CDS encoding acyl-CoA dehydrogenase family protein, which codes for MSTQAAPAVPGTALPEGVPATLLGELTEVIARHAAPRADEGPTRWGHGDDRVSVVAERSEGEAEEIAALRAYRGDLAAAGLSWLDGPARWGGRELPAAAAGWARDVEAGYELPDDGYLRFSLSILCRTLLEHGTDELQERYLRGLRSAELIACQLYSEPGAGSDLAGLSTTAVRDGDGWRLDGQKVWSSGAHFADLGLCIARTDPAAPKHAGLTTFLVDMRAPGVEVRPIRQLTGGASFDEVFLTGVHVPDDHRIGPVDGGWPVVVTSLLHERSAIGREVGVDDTLVQRLVDLARHVGDPGDSRVRDRVADVAIRAWAARLTTDRMLADGVPGPEMALGKLLTTDLLRDVSDVAADLLGAAHVADTGEWGTYAWSELTLGLPGLRVGGGTDEILKNAVGERVLNLPKDAR
- a CDS encoding acyl-CoA dehydrogenase family protein — encoded protein: MKSLVLSPDLQPVLARFWGGHADLDEQRVAPADGVPLLWRELVEDVGVLGLLVEEEHGGQGAGVPELAAAVLEAGRVGWAGPLASVAGVTVRLLARVDPADASGLRRRIAEDGLRVAVAALETSDAADLETCATVSDASGRIAGTKLFVDGAAFAEQLLVVSQGPDGPAVHLVAPDAPGVTVRPVDAVDPARGLAEVVLDGAQGVSVVEEGTGPDRVREALAESWMLGAVLTAADVVGLAARVLDLSVGYARTRTQFGRTIASFQAVKHVLVDMYAELETANSAVEAAVADLAVEAERRHFSASAAKARACDAAMVVVRQGVQVHGGIGFTWEHEVSHHFRRATAARQLYGTPTAHRSRIADLEGI
- a CDS encoding MaoC/PaaZ C-terminal domain-containing protein, translated to MPLDPSRIGTRSEPTTRRWTTTDSLLYALAVGAGQEDPLDELELTTENSHEVQQVVVPSFAVVLGFEGGLPEVGTYDPARAVHAEQELEVLRPIAPEGEVRVQTEVTEMWDKGRDAILWTETRLTDPADGGTVAVCRTGAFLGGGGGFGGERGTTREWLRPERTPDVERVVATRPDQALLYRLTGDRNPLHSDPTFAGRAGFARPILHGMCTYGITTRVLLAEVCGGDPARLRAMSARFSRPVLPATALVVRAWQGETAGDGTRQVLFQVQDESGEVVLDRGVATVTAAQTA
- a CDS encoding hydroxymethylglutaryl-CoA lyase; translation: MSDVPSRVVLREVGPRDGLQNEPPVPTPAKVELIDALGGTGLAEIEAVSYVHPRAIPQMADAAEVWAQVSPREQISYSALVPNLVGTRRALESGFTELEVVVSASRTHNLRNLNRTPEESLDAIAEVIDVVHQAGARCQVIVATAFGCPYEGELEESGVLAVADRAVAHGADSVCFGDTTGMGSPPRVTRVLGGFRERHPDVPVALHLHDTRGTGLPNLVAGLQVGVDRFDASVGGLGGCPYAPGAAGNVATEEVVYLLHELGVETGVDLDALLEVAELAERIVDRRLPSRLVRSGPRTRLTPA